CTCGGGGTGACCTGGGATCCGGCGCGAACGATGACATCACCGACGGCAACAACCTCACTGGTATCGGAAATCTCATTCATGGCATTCAGACGGCGGGTGTTCATCTCTTCGATATTAACGGTCAGATTGGGAACAATAAAATCACGGCCGTATTCATAGTACTCATCGACATTGAAAGAGTCGATCAGGTAGCGATTGTTCAATGCCGCCAGGAGATTGACATAGGCCAGTGACAGATCCAGAAGCTTGTCACGAACCATGAATATTTCGCGATTTCCGATTCTCACGATAACAGAACGGTTTTTTGCCTCCGGAAGGCCGCTTCGATCAGGCAGGACGCCGGTATAGTATATTTGATTTTTCAAGATATCTTCAATTATGGATTTAGTAAAATTAATGCTCTGATTTTTAAGAAGTTTTTCGAAGGTGGCCGGTCGAATCGATGGAAATTCCAGCATATAAGTCTGCTTTAACGAATCGACAATGGAGTCCAAGGTTTGGGGAGGCAGCCGTTGCGATTTCATCAGGGAATCGATGATTCCGGCAACTTGTCTTCCGCGACTCATAAAGCGGTCGAAATTCTGAAGCGTGGAATCGACTATAACGGTGTCACATTCAATAATGGTAGGAATGGCATTGGCGGCGGATTCCTTCTCCTCGCGCAATTCATCGCTCGTTTTAAGCATCGTAAACTGTAACGGCGCTAAAATATCCTTTTGGGAGATTTCGCCTTTGCGAGGAAAGTCAAAGGGTCGGAGGAAATTTTCGACCGGATATAGAAAAGCGATGGCGGCGGATACCAGCAGCACCATCAAATATTTATTTATTTTACTGCTGGTGCGCGTGGTCGGCAGCTGACGCGTTTCGGCCTTGACCTTCAGAAACCTTTTGATCAGTCTTTTTAATCTTATCAGGACTTTGTACATATGTCCGGGGAGGTCCCTCTTTACCCCTTTCGACGTTTCTTCTCGTACTTTTCATAAGCACGAATAATTTTCTGCACCAACGGATGGCGCACGACATCCTTGTCGGTTAAATATACAAATTCAATGCCGCTGACGTCCTTTAAAATTTTCTGAATGACGACCAGGCCCGAGGATTTATTTTCGTCGAGATCGATCTGAGTAATATCTCCGGTAATAACGGCCTGGGAACCCTCGCCCAGGCGGGTCAGAAACATTTTCATCTGCGCCGGGGTGGTATTCTGGGCCTCATCGAGAATGACAAAAGTATTATTCAATGTCCGCCCGCGCATAAAAGCGAGCGGGACAATTTCGATGATGCCGAGGTCGATCAGTTTCTTGATTTTCTCGGCCTGCATCATCTCATGGAGAGCGTCATAGACCGGCCTGAGATAAGGATCGACTTTGGCCCGGATATCCCCCGGAAGAAAACCCAGTGATTCGCCGGCCTCAACGGCCGGACGCACCAGGACAATTCGATTAACGCGTTTATTTTTGAGAGCGGCGACAGCGACAGCAACAGCCAGATAGGTTTTTCCGGTGCCGGCCGGGCCGATCGAAAAGACGATATCATTATCATTGATAGTGTTCAAGTAGAGTTTCTGCCCGACGGTTTTGGGGCGCACCTCCCGTTTCAGATGGGCCAGCGTCTGGACATCATCAATTATCGAAGCTGGTCCCCCCTGACCTTCCCGGACCATTTCCATGGAGTAGTTAAGATATTGCTCGGTAATATAATTTCCATGGCGAACGCGTGTCACCAGATCCTCGATAAGATCGATGATTTGTCGGACTTCGTCCTGACCGCCTTCGACTATGATTTTATTGCCGCGGGCGACAATGGATGCCACGAACGACTTTTCGATCATTCTCAAATAAATATCATTTTGGCCGAAGACCAAGCGAGGATCGATATCTTCGATCATATATGTCTGTGATATTTTTTCCAACGATTTTGATTGCATCTCAAACCTTAATATAAGCCATTCTAAGATTTTTGCAAGCCCAACTCTTTGAGCTGTTCGGAATCGATATCGGACGGCGCGCCATCCATAAGCGACTGGGCGGTGGCCGTTTTGGGAAAGGCGATGACATCACGGATGCTGTCGGTCCCGGTCATCAGCGCAACAATCCTGTCCAGCCCGGCCGCGATACCGCCATGCGGCGGCGGGCCGTATTCCAGAGCGCGAAGAAGGAAACCGAACATTTTTTCGGCCCGCTCATCGTTCATGCCCAGAATGTTCAATATTTTTTGCTGCATCTCGCGCCGATGATTACGAATACTTCCTGAGGCCAATTCGACCCCGTTCAACACCAGGTCATACTGCTCGGCCCTTATTTTTCTGAGAGGGTGGTGGACGCTGCTGACCGGCAGGGTGGTTTCGGCCGCTTCGTTCAGATAATGCAGGTCCTCCTCAATCGGCAATGAGACAAT
This genomic interval from candidate division Zixibacteria bacterium HGW-Zixibacteria-1 contains the following:
- a CDS encoding phosphate starvation-inducible protein PhoH, with amino-acid sequence MQSKSLEKISQTYMIEDIDPRLVFGQNDIYLRMIEKSFVASIVARGNKIIVEGGQDEVRQIIDLIEDLVTRVRHGNYITEQYLNYSMEMVREGQGGPASIIDDVQTLAHLKREVRPKTVGQKLYLNTINDNDIVFSIGPAGTGKTYLAVAVAVAALKNKRVNRIVLVRPAVEAGESLGFLPGDIRAKVDPYLRPVYDALHEMMQAEKIKKLIDLGIIEIVPLAFMRGRTLNNTFVILDEAQNTTPAQMKMFLTRLGEGSQAVITGDITQIDLDENKSSGLVVIQKILKDVSGIEFVYLTDKDVVRHPLVQKIIRAYEKYEKKRRKG